The Vigna unguiculata cultivar IT97K-499-35 chromosome 11, ASM411807v1, whole genome shotgun sequence genomic sequence agaaaaacaacaaatcaaaatatgaatattttacttttaattatatcaatattttaattaatataataaaattaagtgaataattttaaagaaaatataaaatagacttatattaattgaaaaaaaatatattttaaacaacataaataagacttacatataatttttttattgtttaatgtaCTTCGTTTAAAATGtgaattgttatatttttaattttacatcctagtaaatatatatatatatatatatatatatatatatatatatatatatatatatatatatatatatatatataaataccaATACTATATGCAAGTGTTCTTGATTAAACATCATCAAAGTTTTATATAAggttaaattttacatttacaatattatacttttaatcCATCGTCGTATTTAAGTATAAGTATCGATAACCAATtcaacaatataataaaaaaacacttttaaatacatattttttatttgataatgttttattataaattaattataatattggttgtttttaaattgatatctatTTCATTACgcctataattttattattggttACATAACTTGTTAGAAATAGTTTCTCTTTTAAACATGGACGTAACTTTGTCTTTTGATCTAATATAACCATTGAAAGCCAAGTTGGTAAGTCAACAATTGAAAGtcaacaattatatataatcatagaatcaagaaagaaaATCAAGATTGTGAATTTGACATTTAATAAACATGCCTGGCTGTCGCAAACGAAGAGTATGTCATCCTTCCAACAATAATGtcagtttaaattttatcatattcaAGGTCTTCCCTTCTTCTAAGGTCATGGTGTGGGAactgaaataaataaaacaagaatCAAATGTAACCCCATTAACAATTCATGAATAAAGTggtttaaaattatgaattcaTGTCAACCAAGAATTATATATACAAGGAATTATTTGACCTACTTAACTACCATGTACATTCACACACACGGTTTTGATTATGGTAGATgcaaattaattacttaattcaTCACTAACATAATTTATTGACAGATTTATCACAAGTCacttagtttatatatatactcaGGTGTTGCAGGCTTGCATCTATTGTTACAACCTTAATCTTGATTAAGGTGTTAATTAATCATGACCCGTGATCATGTGCAAATTCCTATCGACTCAGATGATGCAAGTTGGAAAGAGAGATGCAGCAGAAGGATGAAGGAATTGCAGAAAAGGCAGTTCCAAAGTGACGATGCAGCTTCACAACTTCTGCATAAGGATCTTGTTGGGAAGAAAAAAGTTATGGTTTCTGAGTTGTTTAACGCTGTTGCTGAAAATGGGAACGTGGATAACTTCGTTGACGTGTTGCAAAGAGTGTGTGAAGGGAGGAAAGTGCCTTTGAATGGTGTTTTTGATCAAGTTACCTGTGCTGGTGATTCACTGCTTCATGTGGCAGCTGATAAGGGGAGAGAACGCATTGTGGAGTTGATTTGCTGTCACTTTCCTGAACTTCTTATTAAGAGAAATGTGAGAGGTGATACTGCACTTCATGTTGCTGTGAGGTCCAAGAACTCAACCACAGTGAGGTTCATTCTCTCTCATTATGCCATTGAGAAAGCAAAACATGATGGAATGAGAGATAATAAAGAGAttacaagagaaaaaaataagtatgaGAATACTCCTTTACATGAAGCTGTGTACAGTGGGGATGTTGGTGTGGTGAAAGAGATTTTAACTGCAGATAAGGATGTGGTTCATTTTTTGAACAAGTCAAGGAGATCACCTCTGTATCTGGCTGCTGTGAATGGGAATGTGGAAATTCTTTATCTTCTGTTGGAAGTTCCATTCCCAACTCATCAACCTCTTCCACTCTGCCTTGGAAACTCTCCACTTCATGCAGCCATTTTGGAAAGGAACTCTGGTATTATATTCCTCTTTACTCCAATTTTCTTTACATTACTGAGTATATAGTTAGATTGTTAGATTACTTTGTGTTGTTGATCCACATTAAGTAATGACTAAGACTAAGACaagttattataaaatgaaatcaGTTTTTGTAAAGTTGCAATCTTTATGTATTGAATGGTGGCGaaatgaaaatttcaaagataTCCTTTTACATTTGTCGTACAGTGTTCTGTGGCACTGCTAAAAGTATTTACTAATCATCCTCAAAAGAAACATTATTCTTAGTTTGTCCTTAGAAAGTtcctaattaaatttattttgtgtgtTGTTGAAATATAGCTTTGATAGAAgtgatattaaagaaaaaaccaGAGCTAGTTTATTTaagagatgaagatgaaggtactccccttcattATGCAGCATACATTGGTTATGCAGAAGGATTTCGTATACTGTTAGAAAATTCCTTTCTGAAATCAGATCAAACTGTGTTGGAAGGGAACAAGAAGGGTCATCTTCCTATTCACCTTGCTTGCAAAAGGGGTCATCTTAAGGTggtaaaaaaatttcttcaGCACAAATGTGTTACTAATCTTTACGTTCTCCTTAATCAAAAGGGCCAGAACATTCTTCATGTTGCTGCAAAGAATGGAAAAAGTAAAGTGGTAGAATATCTGTTGGAAAATTCAAAGATTGATGAATCTATTATAAATCAGAAAGACAACAATGGAAACACTCCATTGCATTTGgcttcattaaatttatttccgAAAGTTCTATACCTTTTCACTCAAGATAAGAGGACCGATGTGAAGCTCTTGAATAACAACGATTTAACTGCTCAAGATATCATTGGTGTGgctttgaaaagtaaaacgacaATTAGAAAGGTAATGATTACTTATTAATATGTGTAGAATACATCAGAAGAATCAATCACAACTGAGCATTCTATCTGATGATGATGCATAACATAACATCTAATGTTAATTTCTactttctttttgtaattttgatgaaGTTTCTAGCAAGACGAGTGTTGAAAGAAGCA encodes the following:
- the LOC114170347 gene encoding protein ACCELERATED CELL DEATH 6-like, with protein sequence MTRDHVQIPIDSDDASWKERCSRRMKELQKRQFQSDDAASQLLHKDLVGKKKVMVSELFNAVAENGNVDNFVDVLQRVCEGRKVPLNGVFDQVTCAGDSLLHVAADKGRERIVELICCHFPELLIKRNVRGDTALHVAVRSKNSTTVRFILSHYAIEKAKHDGMRDNKEITREKNKYENTPLHEAVYSGDVGVVKEILTADKDVVHFLNKSRRSPLYLAAVNGNVEILYLLLEVPFPTHQPLPLCLGNSPLHAAILERNSALIEVILKKKPELVYLRDEDEGTPLHYAAYIGYAEGFRILLENSFLKSDQTVLEGNKKGHLPIHLACKRGHLKVVKKFLQHKCVTNLYVLLNQKGQNILHVAAKNGKSKVVEYLLENSKIDESIINQKDNNGNTPLHLASLNLFPKVLYLFTQDKRTDVKLLNNNDLTAQDIIGVALKSKTTIRKFLARRVLKEAGVPSKVNDMLHFRQQQILKMDLSLKDLLNTFLVVATLMVTVTFAAAFTVPGGVYSSDDPNPKKRGMAVLGDKALFWVFTTFNMTAMYSSVIACGLMLMALIFDRKLATRATILAMGCLVFAFLTVPVAFLAAVRLVVANNSALAYLITAIGVMYTSIILSALFAFFPIGIRLLLFRQVGRIVLQILIALIDLHFFFRVNLRMKIPNLEVVLRGVICLHANETLRSC